GGCGAGAAAGCCCGCGCGGTGGGCCTGGTTCTCCAGCACCCACTCGCGGGCGAACTGGCCCGACTGGATCTCGGCCAGGATCTTCTTCATCTCGGCCTTGGTCTCATCGTTGATGATCCGCGGCCCCCTCGTGTAGTCGCCATACTCCGCCGTATCCGACACCGAGTAGCGCATGTAGGCGAGACCGCCCTGGTAGAAAAGATCCACGATCAGCT
This window of the Candidatus Methylomirabilota bacterium genome carries:
- a CDS encoding ketol-acid reductoisomerase (catalyzes the formation of (R)-2,3-dihydroxy-3-methylbutanoate from (S)-2-hydroxy-2-methyl-3-oxobutanoate in valine and isoleucine biosynthesis) → LIVDLFYQGGLAYMRYSVSDTAEYGDYTRGPRIINDETKAEMKKILAEIQSGQFAREWVLENQAHRAGFLAQRRRDAEHPIEEVGARLRKMMSWIKPPRV